A window from Flavobacterium sp. 83 encodes these proteins:
- a CDS encoding DUF1294 domain-containing protein codes for MTLLYCFFTLNILSFIITAYDKRLAVTHKKRISEETLLSFAAIGGTIGSALAMYLFKHKTSKKYYLFKFYRIVFIQIVIATGLFYFGFFDENYIIKSK; via the coding sequence ATGACTTTATTATATTGTTTTTTTACCTTGAATATTTTATCTTTTATAATTACAGCGTACGATAAACGATTGGCGGTTACCCATAAAAAAAGGATTTCCGAAGAAACCCTTTTATCATTTGCTGCCATTGGTGGCACAATTGGTTCAGCATTGGCCATGTACCTTTTTAAGCATAAAACTTCTAAGAAATACTATCTTTTTAAATTCTACAGAATTGTATTTATCCAAATTGTAATTGCTACTGGATTATTTTATTTTGGATTTTTTGATGAAAATTACATTATAAAATCTAAATAA
- a CDS encoding ATP-binding protein: MENYLKRALFQDFSKKVLPNKVLILLGARRVGKTELIKNYLQTIPDGSYLQLNGEDINDANLLKERSVANYKRLLSNIDLLVIDEAQTIPDIGLILKLIVDSIEGIKIIATGSSIFDLNNNLGEPLVGRKNTLYLFPLAQMEYSQYENYKQTTEKLEERLLFGSYPELIQYSDWENKKEYLYEIINSYLLKDILVFEGIKHSDKIYDLLRLIAYQLGKEVSLQELANQLQMSKNTVANYLDLLSKVFIIFKVEGFSRNLRKEIVKSSRWYFYDNGIRNGIINNFNRLDSRNDVGDLWENYLASERIKKQNYQKTKTNNYFWRTYDQQELDWLEEKATALAGFEFKWNENKKAKIPTAFAKAYPEATFKVINKSNYLDFIM; encoded by the coding sequence CTTTTTCAAGATTTTAGTAAAAAAGTACTTCCTAACAAAGTATTGATTTTACTGGGCGCTCGTCGCGTTGGAAAAACCGAATTAATAAAAAATTACCTTCAAACGATTCCTGACGGAAGTTATTTGCAACTGAACGGAGAAGATATCAATGACGCTAATTTACTTAAAGAACGTTCCGTAGCTAATTACAAACGATTATTGTCAAATATAGATTTATTAGTAATTGACGAAGCGCAAACTATTCCTGATATTGGACTTATTCTAAAACTAATTGTGGATTCTATAGAAGGAATCAAAATCATTGCGACAGGTTCCTCTATATTTGATTTAAACAATAATCTTGGTGAACCATTAGTGGGACGAAAAAACACTTTATATCTTTTTCCATTAGCACAAATGGAATATTCCCAATACGAAAATTACAAGCAAACTACTGAAAAATTAGAGGAAAGATTACTTTTTGGAAGTTATCCGGAACTAATACAATATTCAGATTGGGAGAATAAAAAAGAGTATTTGTATGAAATTATTAATTCCTATTTACTGAAAGATATTTTGGTTTTTGAAGGTATTAAACATTCTGATAAAATTTATGATTTGCTGCGTTTGATAGCGTATCAATTAGGAAAAGAAGTTTCGTTGCAGGAATTAGCAAATCAGTTACAAATGTCTAAAAATACGGTTGCTAATTATTTAGATTTACTTTCAAAAGTTTTTATTATCTTTAAAGTAGAAGGCTTTAGTCGCAATCTTCGAAAGGAAATTGTTAAATCCAGTCGGTGGTATTTTTATGATAATGGTATTAGAAACGGCATTATCAATAATTTTAACCGCTTGGATTCAAGAAATGATGTTGGAGATTTATGGGAAAATTATCTCGCTTCGGAGCGGATAAAAAAGCAAAATTATCAAAAAACGAAAACAAATAATTACTTCTGGCGTACTTACGATCAACAGGAATTAGATTGGTTAGAGGAAAAAGCGACCGCTTTGGCTGGTTTTGAGTTTAAATGGAATGAAAATAAAAAGGCAAAAATTCCAACTGCTTTTGCAAAAGCCTATCCGGAAGCTACTTTTAAAGTAATCAATAAGAGTAATTATTTAGATTTTATAATGTAA